In Thermomonas paludicola, the following are encoded in one genomic region:
- a CDS encoding MarR family winged helix-turn-helix transcriptional regulator: MPERTALDLQTFLPYRLSVLSNRTSDAIAREYSQRFALGVTEWRVMAVLGRFPGLSANQVAQRTAMDKVAVSRAVAKLLDSGRLLRDFDDDDRRRSVLRLSDAGHVIYEQVVPLALGFEKLILAGMSGTERELLFRLLDRLDELELRAESSTLPASD, translated from the coding sequence ATGCCCGAACGTACCGCCCTCGACCTGCAGACATTCCTGCCCTACCGCCTCAGCGTGCTGTCCAACCGCACCTCGGACGCGATCGCGCGCGAGTACTCGCAGCGCTTCGCGTTGGGCGTCACCGAATGGCGGGTGATGGCCGTGCTGGGCCGCTTCCCGGGCCTGTCGGCCAACCAGGTGGCGCAGCGCACGGCGATGGACAAGGTGGCAGTGAGCCGGGCCGTGGCCAAGCTGCTGGACTCGGGGCGGCTGCTGCGCGATTTCGACGACGATGACCGCCGCCGGTCGGTGCTGCGGCTGTCCGACGCCGGCCATGTGATCTACGAGCAGGTGGTGCCGTTGGCGCTGGGATTCGAAAAACTCATCCTGGCCGGGATGTCGGGAACGGAGCGCGAACTGCTGTTTCGCCTGCTCGACCGGCTGGACGAGCTGGAGCTGCGCGCGGAATC